GCCACCAGCTTGCGGCGCTTCCAGGCCATGACGTCGTCCGGCAGCGGCACCCGCAGCCCGGCTCCCGACCAGTCGTCGGCGATGGCGCGGGCGAGCGCGTCCGCGGGCTGCGCGCGCGGGTAGCGGCCGAGGAAGAAGATGCCCGAGTCGCCGTCGTAGCGCGCCACGACCTCCCCCGGGCGGACGTGGGTGGCGGGGCACCACACCGCGGCGGCGTACACCCGCGCGAAGTAGCGCAGCGCGAGGTCCTCGCCGGCGAGGCCGTTGGTGGCGGTGACGACCGGCAGCGTCTCGCCCGCGGTGCCGACCACCCCGTGCTCGTCGCGCACCGTCGCGTCGGCCCAGGCCGCGAGGGCCGCGCCCGCCTGGTGCAGCTTCGTGGCGAGCACCAGGACGTCGCCCGGGCCGAGGTCCGCCTCCTCCGGAGCGGTCCACACCGGCGCGCAGACCTGGTAGGTGGCCCGCGGCGTGCGCAGGGTGAGCCCGTCGCGGGCGAGCACCGCGGCGTGCTCGCCGCGCGAGACCCACGCCACCGGCACCCCGTGCTCGGCGAGGCGGCCGCCGATCGTGCCGCCGATGGCCCCGGTGCCGATGATCACGTATCGCCGCATGGGCCCTGTCTATCAGGCGGCGGTTCGGAGGCGCCGGGCAGAATGGCCGCGTGCGAGGCAACCGGGTCGGCTGGGCGGTGCTCGGCCTGCTCGTCGTGGCGCTGGTGGTGACCGGCGATCCCGCCCTCGTCGGCGTCTCGACCTACCAGCCGTTCGCGCAGCTCATCGCGCTGCGCGGCTGGCTGGCGCTGGGCCTCCTCGCGCTCGCCGGGGTCCTGGGCGGCGCCGCGCTGCTGGTGCATCACCGCGGCGTGGACCGGCCGGTGCGGCTCACAGCGGCGATCCTGGCATTGCTCGCCGCGGCCGGCGTGCACGGCGCGGTGGTGATCGGCCGCGGCGTCACGGCGGCCGCGGCCCTGCCGGCCGACAAGCGCGCCGGCGATCTCGACGTGCTGGCGTTCAACACCTGGGGCGGCGCGGCGGGCGACGCCCGGGTCAGCGCCCTGATCGACGACGTGCGGCCGGACGCCGTGGTGCTGCCGGAGACCACCGCCGCGGCGGCGCACCGCATCGCCGCCGCTGCCGGTCCGGGCTTCACGGTGCTCATGGGCGAGGGCCGCCCGGGCGGCTCCGGCCCGACCGCGCTGCTGATCAGCGCCGGCCTCGGCGAGTACGAGCGGATCGACGGCCCGGACCTCGAGTACGGCATGGTCGGCGCGCGGCCTCTCGACGGCCCCGGGCCGGTGCTGTACGCCGTCCACGTGGTCTCGCCGGTCGGTGAGCGGACGGCGGCGTGGCGTCGCGAGCTCGCGCTGGTGACCGCGATCTGCGACCGGACCGACGGCGCGGTCGTGGCCGGTGACTTCAACGCGACGGTCGACCACGCGCCGCTGCGCGCGACGCGGTGCGTGGACGGCAGCGTCCGCTCGGGCGGCGTCGGGACCTGGCCGGCCGGCGCCCCGCGCCTGCTGGGGGCGCCGATCGACCACGTGCTGGCCGATCCGGCACGGTGGAGCCCGGTCGGCAGCGCCGTCCGGGACGTCGGGGGCAGCGATCACCGCGCCCTCGTCGTCCGGTTACGGCGGCACTAGATTTGGGACGGGCTGGCCGAGACCCTCGGCGCCTGGTCGAATGGATGATCACACCGCCCGGCCGCACGGCCGGGCGTCGCTCGGACACGCAGAGAAAGGCCTGCTCATGCGCATTGGCGTGCCCAGGGAAGCCGGCGACGAGACCCTCGTGGCGGCGACGGCCAAGACGGTGGGGCAGCTGATCGGTCTCGGCTACGACGTCACCGTCGAGCACGAGGCCGGAGCCCTGGCCGACCAGCCCGACGAGGCGTATGCCGAGGCCGGCGCGGCGCTCGGCACCGCGGACGACGTCTGGGGCAGCGACGTCCTGGTCAAGGTCAACGCCCCGACCGACGAGGAGATCGCGCGGCTGCACCGCGGCCAGACGGTCATCTCGCTGATGGCGCCCGCGCGCAGCCCCGAGCTGCTCGAGAAGCTGCAGGGCGCCGGCGTCACGGCGCTCGCGATGGACGCCGTCCCCCGCATCTCGCGGGCGCAGTCGATGGACGTGCTGTCGTCGATGGCCAACGTCGCCGGCTACCGCGCGGTCGTCGAGGCGGCGCACGAGTTCAAGCGGCAGTTCACCGGCCAGGTCACCGCTGCCGGCAAGGTCCCGCCGGCGAAGGTCTTCGTCGTCGGCGCCGGCGTCGCCGGGCTGGCCGCGATCGGCGCGGCCGGCAGCATGGGCGCGATCGTGCGGGCGTTCGACGTCCGGCCCGAGGTCGCCGAGCAGGTCGAGTCGATGGGCGCGCAGTTCGTTACCGTCGACCTCCAGCAGGAGGTCAGCAGCGACGGCTACGCCAAGGAGCTCACGGCGGAGCAGGAGCAGCTCACCGCCGACATGTACGACGCCGAGGCGCGCGGCGCCGACATCGTCATCACCACGGCGCTGATCCCGGGGCGTCCGGCCCCGCGGCTGATCACCGCCGCCACCGTCGCGGCGATGGCCCCCGGCTCGGTGATCGTCGACATGGCGGCCGCCAACGGCGGCAACTGCGAGCTGACCCGCCCGGGCGAGAAGTACGTCACCGACAACCAGGTCACCATCATCGGCTACACCGATCTGGCCGGCCGGCTCGCGGCGCAGACCTCGCAGCTCTACGGCACGAACATCGTCAACCTGCTCAAGCTGCTGACCCCCGGCAAGGACGGCGTGCTCACCCTCGACCTGGACGACGTCGTGCAGCGCGGCATCACGGCCGTCCGCGACGGCGAGGGCATGTGGCCGCCGCCGCCGGTCCAGGTGTCGGCGGCGCCGGCCGCGACGAAGGCAGCTGCGGTCGCGACCGCGCCGCCGCCGAAGCCGAAGGACCCGCGCCGGCGGCTCTACGCCGCCGGCCTCGCCGCGGTGCTGTTCGCGCTGGTGGCGACGTTCAGCCCGGCGTCCTTCCTCGGGCACTTCACCGTCTTCGCGCTGGCGATCTTCGTCGGCTACTACGTGATCAGCAACGTCACCCACGCCCTGCACACGCCCCTGATGAGCGAGACGAACGCGATCTCCGGCATCATCCTGGTCGGCGGCCTGCTCCAGGTGGGCAGCGACAACCTCGCCGTCACGATCATCGCCGTCCTCGCCGTCCTGGTCGCGAGCATCAACATCTTCGGCGGCTTCCTCGTGACCCTGCGCATGCTCAAGATGTTCCGGAAGGACTGACGCGATGACCTCCCCGCTCCTGGCGAGCGCCACCGACGCCACCACGACCGATCTCCGCCTGGCCGGGCTGGTCACCGCGGCCTACATCATCGCCGCCGTGCTGTTCATCTTCGCGTTGGCCGGGCTGTCGAAGCACGAGACCGCGAAGCGCGGCAACATCGCCGGCATGGTGGGCATGGCGCTGGCCATCGTCGCGACGATCATCCTCGCCGTACGTGACTCGCAGCGGCCGGCCGCCGTGACGATCGCCCTCATCCTCGTCGCCATCCTGATCGGCGCGGTGATCGGCGCGTGGCGGGCCCGCACGGTCGAGATGACCGGCATGCCCGAGCTGGTGGCGATGCTGCACAGCTTCGTCGGTCTCGCGGCCGTGCTGGTCGGCTACAACTCGTTCCTGCAGGCCGACCACACGGCGTCCGACTCCCTGGCCACCATCCACTCCGTCGAGGTGTTCCTCGGTGTGTTCATCGGCGCGGTCACCTTCACCGGCTCGATCGTGGCCTACCTGAAGCTCAGCGCGAAGATGAAGTCCTCGCCGCTGATGCTGCCCGGCCGGCACCTGCTCAACCTCGCGATCCTCATCGCGTCGGCCGCGCTGCTGGTGTGGTTCATGCTCGACAAGAGCGACCTGGGCGGTACGCCGACCGCGCTGATCCCGCTGCTGGCGATGACCGTCCTCGCGCTGCTGCTCGGCTTCCATCTCGTGGCGGCGATCGGTGGCGGCGACATGCCGGTCGTGGTCTCCATGCTGAACAGCTACTCCGGCTGGGCGGCGGCCGCCGCCGGCTTCATGCTCGGCAACGACCTGCTGATCATCACCGGCGCGCTGGTCGGCTCGTCCGGTGCGATCCTGTCCTACATCATGTGCAAGGCGATGAACCGGTCGTTCGTGTCCGTCATCGCCGGCGGCTTCGGCTCCGACGGCGCCGTGTCCGGCGAGGCCCGCGACTACGGCGAGCATCGCGAGATCACCGCCGAGGATGCCGCCGAGCTGCTCAAGGACGCCAAGTCGGTCGTCATCACGCCCGGCTACGGGATGGCCGTCGCGCAGGCGCAGTACCCCGTCGCGGCGCTCACCGAGAAGCTCCGCGCGCGCGGCGTCGACGTCCGCTTCGGCATCCACCCGGTGGCCGGGCGGCTGCCCGGGCACATGAACGTGCTGCTGGCCGAGGCCAAGGTGCCCTACGACGTCGTCCTGGAGATGGACGAGATCAACGAGGACTTCCCCGACACCGACGTCGTCCTGGTCATCGGCGCGAACGACACCGTCAACCCGGCCGCCATGGAGGAGCCCGGCAGCCCGATCGCCGGCATGCCCGTGCTGGAGGTGTGGCACGCCCGCGACGTCATCGTCTTCAAGCGGTCGATGGCGGCCGGCTACGCCGGCGTGCAGAACCCGCTGTTCTTCAAGGACAACAGCCGGATGCTGTTCGGCGACGCCAAGGAGCGGGTCAACGACATCCTGAACCACCTCTGACCGGCGCCGCCGCCGGGCCGGCCGCGGCGCCTCAGTGCACCCAGCTCGGCGGCTGCTCGTCCGCGCGCACCGGAGGAGGCGGGGTCCCGTCGCCGAACGGCCGGCCGCCGAGCTGCTCGCGCCCGTGCGCGGTCAGCCAGCCGCTGAGGTCGGGTCCCTTGGGGATGATCCCGCTCGGGTTGATGTCCTTGTGGACGACGTAGTAGTGCGCCTTGATCTGCTGGAAGTCGATCGTGTCGCCGAACCCGGGCGTCTGGTACAGGTCGCGCGCGTATCCCCACAACGCCGGCATCTCGGTGAGCTTGTTGCGGTTGGTCTTGAAATGCCCGTGGTAGACCGGGTCGAACCGGGCGAGGGTGGTGAACAGCCGCACGTCGGCCTCGGTGATCTGCTCGCCCATCAGGTACCGGCGGTCGGTCAGCAGCTCCTCGAGCCAGTCGAGGGCGACGAACAGCCGGTCGTACGCCGCGTCGTAGGCCTCCTGCGACCCGGCGAAGCCGCACCGGTAGACGCCGTTGTTGACCTCGGTGTAGACCCGCTGCATGACGTCGTCCATCTCGTCGCGCAGCCGCTCGGGGTACAGGTCCGGCGCGCCGTCGCGGTGGAACCGGCGCCACTGGCTGGAGAAGTCGAGGGTGATCTGCGGGAAGTCGTTGGTGACCACCTCGCCGCTGGGGATGTCGACGATCGCCGGGACGGTGATGCCCTTCTGGTAGTCGGGGAATCGCTTGAGGTAGGCGTCCTTGATCCGCGGGATGCCCAGGACCGGGTCCACGCCGCCGGGGTCGAGGTCGAAGGTCCACGAGTCGGCGTCGTGCGTCGGCCCCGGCAGCCCGACGCTGATCGCGTCCTCCAGGCCGAGCAGGCGCCGCACGATCAGCGTGCGGTTGGCCCACGGGCAGGCCCGCGCCGCGACGAGCCGGTAGCGCCCCGCCTCGACCGGCCAGCCGCTGGAGCCATCGGCGGTGATGCGGTCGTCGATGTACTTCGTGTCGCGGGTGAACTCCTTGCCCGGCACGGAGTACACACCACCCTTGCTGTGCTCGTCAGATGCCATGCGATCCATCCTCGCACCGCCCGTCTCAGAGCGCCGAGTAGATCGCGTCGACGTAGGCCTCGGAGCGGTCCGAGCCGATGATGCCCGGCGCCATCTTGTTCATCATGTAGCTGATCGTCAGGCGCCGGTCGAGATCCATGATGATCACCGATCCTCCCCAGCCGCCCCAGTAGCAGGCCCTGCCCTGCGGCGCGTAGGGCAGCGTCTCGGTCTCCGGCAGCGCGTAGCCGATGCCGAACCGCAGCGAGACGCCGAGCACCAGGTCCACGCCGTGGCTCTGCTCGTCGAAGATCACGTCGATGGTCTCCGGCGACAGCAGCCGCACGCCGCCGGCCGCACCGCCGAGCGAGAGGACGCGCAGCATCGTCGCCACCGAGCGGGCGTTGCCGTGCCCGTTGGCGGCGCCGACCTCCGACCGGCGCCACGCGTCGGTGTTGGCGGCGTTCGCGTCCACGGGCGGTCCGGTGAACGTCTTGACCATGGGGCTGTCCGGATCCACCGCGCCGAGGTCGATGGGCAGCGGCGGCGGCGCGATCACCGGAGCGATCCGCGGCCAGTCCTTCTCGGCGGCGCCGATCTGGAAGTCGGCGCCCAGCGGGCCCGCGATCTCCTCGGCGACGAACCGGCTCAGCGTCTTGCCGGACACCCGCCGTACCACCTCACCGACCAGATGGCCCTGGTTGAGCGCGTGGTAGCCGGACGCCGACCCCGGCGTCCACCACGGCGCCTGCCGAGCGAGCGCGGCGGTGGCGCTGGGGGTGTCGAGCATCTGCTCCGTGGTGTACGGCGCCTCCCAGCCGGACACGCCGGAGGTGTGCGACAGGAAGTGCCGGACCTCGACGGCGTCCTTGCCGTTGGCGGCGAACTCCGGCCAGTACGTCGCCACCTTCTCGTAGGGGTCCAGCAGGCCGCGCTCGACGCACACCAGCGCGGCCAGGTTGGTGACGGTCTTCGTCGTGGACCACACGTTGACGATGGTGTCGCGCTCCCACGGGCGGGTCATCGCGGCGTCCGCCCAGCCACCCCAGATGTCGACCACCGGCCGGCCGTCGAGGTCGACGGCGATGCTCGCGCCGAGCTCCTCGCCGCTGTCGAGCCGCTCGGCGAGCGCCTCGCGCACCGCCGCGAACCGGGCGTCGGACTCTCCGTGTACTGCGCTCATGGCATGGCCCTCTCGGTCGGGTGGCGGGTTAGGCACACGCTAGGCGGCGGACGGCGATTCGCCAACCGCCGGGCGCGGTGGGTCGTCGCTCACGTCCGGTGGACGCAGATAGTTAGTAGTGCGAAGATTATCGGGAGTTGATACGACGGTCAGGTGAGGAAGCAGGCATGGAGCGCAATCTCTACGAGCAGGAGCACGAGGACTTCCGCGGCATGGTCCGCGCCTTCATGGAGAAGGAGGTCGCTCCCCACCAGGAGGAGTGGCTGGCGCAGAAGATGGTCCCCAAGTCGCTGTTCGAGAAGGCGGCCGAGATCGGCCTGATGGGGCTCAACGTGCCCGAGGAGTACGGCGGCTCGGGCCCGGTCGGCTACCG
The sequence above is drawn from the Cumulibacter manganitolerans genome and encodes:
- a CDS encoding ketopantoate reductase family protein, with the translated sequence MRRYVIIGTGAIGGTIGGRLAEHGVPVAWVSRGEHAAVLARDGLTLRTPRATYQVCAPVWTAPEEADLGPGDVLVLATKLHQAGAALAAWADATVRDEHGVVGTAGETLPVVTATNGLAGEDLALRYFARVYAAAVWCPATHVRPGEVVARYDGDSGIFFLGRYPRAQPADALARAIADDWSGAGLRVPLPDDVMAWKRRKLVANMGNAVDALIVPGDGAAALTRACRKEAEAALAASGEPVVSSAKEKALGASAPRTAAVDGAPEEVGSSTFQSLARRTGTIETDYLNGEIVRLGRLHGVPTPVNAALASLARVAAASGAAPRSIPAADVEAVLRRTAAYREQSSREEIRG
- a CDS encoding endonuclease/exonuclease/phosphatase family protein, with the protein product MRGNRVGWAVLGLLVVALVVTGDPALVGVSTYQPFAQLIALRGWLALGLLALAGVLGGAALLVHHRGVDRPVRLTAAILALLAAAGVHGAVVIGRGVTAAAALPADKRAGDLDVLAFNTWGGAAGDARVSALIDDVRPDAVVLPETTAAAAHRIAAAAGPGFTVLMGEGRPGGSGPTALLISAGLGEYERIDGPDLEYGMVGARPLDGPGPVLYAVHVVSPVGERTAAWRRELALVTAICDRTDGAVVAGDFNATVDHAPLRATRCVDGSVRSGGVGTWPAGAPRLLGAPIDHVLADPARWSPVGSAVRDVGGSDHRALVVRLRRH
- a CDS encoding Re/Si-specific NAD(P)(+) transhydrogenase subunit alpha, with the translated sequence MRIGVPREAGDETLVAATAKTVGQLIGLGYDVTVEHEAGALADQPDEAYAEAGAALGTADDVWGSDVLVKVNAPTDEEIARLHRGQTVISLMAPARSPELLEKLQGAGVTALAMDAVPRISRAQSMDVLSSMANVAGYRAVVEAAHEFKRQFTGQVTAAGKVPPAKVFVVGAGVAGLAAIGAAGSMGAIVRAFDVRPEVAEQVESMGAQFVTVDLQQEVSSDGYAKELTAEQEQLTADMYDAEARGADIVITTALIPGRPAPRLITAATVAAMAPGSVIVDMAAANGGNCELTRPGEKYVTDNQVTIIGYTDLAGRLAAQTSQLYGTNIVNLLKLLTPGKDGVLTLDLDDVVQRGITAVRDGEGMWPPPPVQVSAAPAATKAAAVATAPPPKPKDPRRRLYAAGLAAVLFALVATFSPASFLGHFTVFALAIFVGYYVISNVTHALHTPLMSETNAISGIILVGGLLQVGSDNLAVTIIAVLAVLVASINIFGGFLVTLRMLKMFRKD
- the pntB gene encoding Re/Si-specific NAD(P)(+) transhydrogenase subunit beta, coding for MTSPLLASATDATTTDLRLAGLVTAAYIIAAVLFIFALAGLSKHETAKRGNIAGMVGMALAIVATIILAVRDSQRPAAVTIALILVAILIGAVIGAWRARTVEMTGMPELVAMLHSFVGLAAVLVGYNSFLQADHTASDSLATIHSVEVFLGVFIGAVTFTGSIVAYLKLSAKMKSSPLMLPGRHLLNLAILIASAALLVWFMLDKSDLGGTPTALIPLLAMTVLALLLGFHLVAAIGGGDMPVVVSMLNSYSGWAAAAAGFMLGNDLLIITGALVGSSGAILSYIMCKAMNRSFVSVIAGGFGSDGAVSGEARDYGEHREITAEDAAELLKDAKSVVITPGYGMAVAQAQYPVAALTEKLRARGVDVRFGIHPVAGRLPGHMNVLLAEAKVPYDVVLEMDEINEDFPDTDVVLVIGANDTVNPAAMEEPGSPIAGMPVLEVWHARDVIVFKRSMAAGYAGVQNPLFFKDNSRMLFGDAKERVNDILNHL
- a CDS encoding glutathione S-transferase family protein gives rise to the protein MASDEHSKGGVYSVPGKEFTRDTKYIDDRITADGSSGWPVEAGRYRLVAARACPWANRTLIVRRLLGLEDAISVGLPGPTHDADSWTFDLDPGGVDPVLGIPRIKDAYLKRFPDYQKGITVPAIVDIPSGEVVTNDFPQITLDFSSQWRRFHRDGAPDLYPERLRDEMDDVMQRVYTEVNNGVYRCGFAGSQEAYDAAYDRLFVALDWLEELLTDRRYLMGEQITEADVRLFTTLARFDPVYHGHFKTNRNKLTEMPALWGYARDLYQTPGFGDTIDFQQIKAHYYVVHKDINPSGIIPKGPDLSGWLTAHGREQLGGRPFGDGTPPPPVRADEQPPSWVH
- a CDS encoding serine hydrolase domain-containing protein, yielding MSAVHGESDARFAAVREALAERLDSGEELGASIAVDLDGRPVVDIWGGWADAAMTRPWERDTIVNVWSTTKTVTNLAALVCVERGLLDPYEKVATYWPEFAANGKDAVEVRHFLSHTSGVSGWEAPYTTEQMLDTPSATAALARQAPWWTPGSASGYHALNQGHLVGEVVRRVSGKTLSRFVAEEIAGPLGADFQIGAAEKDWPRIAPVIAPPPLPIDLGAVDPDSPMVKTFTGPPVDANAANTDAWRRSEVGAANGHGNARSVATMLRVLSLGGAAGGVRLLSPETIDVIFDEQSHGVDLVLGVSLRFGIGYALPETETLPYAPQGRACYWGGWGGSVIIMDLDRRLTISYMMNKMAPGIIGSDRSEAYVDAIYSAL